The following proteins are encoded in a genomic region of Thioclava nitratireducens:
- a CDS encoding DUF4139 domain-containing protein, protein MRITLTAALMAATALPALADTIEAPGKITAVTLFPQGAQVVRQVEVKAPEGSHDLLVPGFPEGTDISTLRVSGDGVQIGAVSLISGRAPATSGTESAAVKAARDRLASAKEALAEKEDAVAVIRAKAQAARDQITYLKNTDSQVTAPEQLRALAQMVEDQILSATERAIAAEAEARRAEAALDPAKEAVKQARAALDALLNPAKDREMLSAKVQGSGTLTITSYVNNAGWQPSYDLRLDRDKGAVDMERFVSVHQATGEDWRNVDLTLSTARPGGRAEPGEVYPRLAHIGDPDAPPAPVPMKRSLAASDGAAAPMAEAAISDRADLQMQGETVTYHYPSAVDLRDGVDDLRLSLDSKTLPMEVFAEAAPLTDPQAYRVAEGKNGTGEILLPGPANLYADGALVGQSHLPMVAAGDDLTLGFGPIEGIRVDRRMPDTMEGDSGFISKSNERREVVEIEVKNLTDKGWPMRVIDRVPYSEQEDLKITTKATPPASETDYDHRRGVLAWRFDLGADETKTIRTETTLSWPTDKVLR, encoded by the coding sequence ATGCGCATCACCCTGACGGCGGCCCTTATGGCCGCGACCGCCCTGCCCGCCTTGGCCGACACGATCGAGGCACCGGGCAAGATCACGGCCGTGACGCTCTTTCCGCAGGGCGCGCAGGTGGTGCGGCAGGTGGAGGTGAAGGCGCCCGAGGGCAGCCATGACCTGCTGGTTCCGGGGTTTCCCGAAGGCACCGACATCTCGACGCTGCGGGTGTCGGGTGACGGTGTGCAGATCGGCGCGGTGAGCCTGATCTCAGGGCGCGCGCCGGCGACCAGCGGAACCGAAAGCGCAGCGGTGAAGGCTGCGCGTGACCGGCTAGCCTCTGCAAAGGAAGCCCTTGCGGAAAAGGAAGACGCGGTGGCCGTGATCCGCGCCAAGGCGCAGGCCGCGCGCGACCAGATCACATATCTCAAGAACACCGACTCGCAGGTCACCGCGCCCGAACAGCTGCGCGCGCTGGCGCAGATGGTGGAGGATCAGATTCTCTCGGCCACCGAACGCGCAATCGCCGCCGAAGCGGAAGCGCGCCGCGCGGAAGCCGCGCTCGACCCCGCGAAAGAGGCGGTGAAACAGGCGCGAGCGGCGCTCGATGCGCTGCTGAACCCGGCGAAAGATCGAGAGATGCTCAGCGCGAAGGTGCAGGGCTCGGGCACGCTGACGATCACCTCTTACGTTAACAATGCCGGGTGGCAGCCCTCCTATGATCTGCGGCTCGACCGCGACAAGGGCGCGGTGGATATGGAGCGCTTCGTCTCGGTCCATCAGGCCACCGGCGAGGACTGGCGTAACGTCGACCTGACGCTCTCGACCGCTCGCCCCGGCGGGCGCGCAGAGCCAGGCGAAGTCTATCCGCGCCTCGCGCACATCGGCGACCCGGATGCGCCGCCCGCACCGGTGCCGATGAAGCGCTCCCTCGCGGCATCGGATGGCGCCGCCGCGCCGATGGCGGAAGCAGCGATCAGCGACCGCGCCGATCTTCAGATGCAGGGCGAAACGGTGACCTACCATTACCCGAGCGCGGTCGATCTGCGCGACGGGGTCGACGATCTCCGCCTGAGCCTCGATTCCAAGACCCTCCCGATGGAGGTCTTCGCCGAAGCCGCCCCGCTGACCGATCCGCAGGCCTATCGCGTGGCCGAGGGCAAGAACGGGACCGGCGAGATCCTGTTGCCCGGCCCCGCGAACCTCTATGCCGATGGCGCGCTGGTCGGCCAGTCGCATCTGCCGATGGTGGCGGCAGGGGATGACCTGACGCTGGGCTTCGGGCCGATCGAGGGCATTCGCGTGGACCGCCGCATGCCCGACACGATGGAGGGCGATAGCGGCTTCATTTCCAAGTCGAACGAGCGCCGCGAAGTCGTCGAGATCGAGGTGAAGAACCTGACGGACAAAGGCTGGCCGATGCGGGTGATCGACCGGGTACCCTATTCCGAACAGGAAGACCTGAAAATCACTACCAAGGCGACCCCGCCCGCGAGCGAGACCGATTACGACCATCGCCGCGGCGTGCTCGCATGGCGCTTCGACCTGGGCGCGGACGAGACCAAGACGATCCGCACCGAGACCACGCTGAGTTGGCCCACCGACAAGGTGCTGCGCTAG
- a CDS encoding carbonic anhydrase, which translates to MREHVKPLPSYLVNRYQGWHATAYDENRAWYRRLASEGQRPRSMIIACCDSRVHVTSMFGADQGEFFIHRNIANLVPEFTPDGDHHGTSAAVEYAVTSLKVAHLIVLGHSNCGGIAGCHAMCSGHAPELEEKSSFVGTWLNLLRPGYERVTDLPEDQQVLALEREAVKVSLENLMTFPFVREALDADRMTLHGLRHDIGEGTLEQYVSGSDRFEKL; encoded by the coding sequence ATGAGAGAGCATGTGAAGCCGCTGCCGAGCTACCTTGTGAACCGTTATCAGGGATGGCACGCGACTGCGTATGACGAGAACCGCGCCTGGTATCGCCGTCTCGCCTCCGAAGGGCAGCGTCCGCGCTCGATGATCATCGCCTGCTGCGACAGTCGCGTGCATGTCACCTCGATGTTCGGTGCCGATCAGGGTGAGTTCTTCATCCACCGCAATATCGCGAACCTCGTGCCGGAATTCACGCCCGATGGCGATCACCATGGCACGTCGGCGGCGGTCGAATATGCCGTGACCAGCCTGAAGGTCGCGCATCTGATCGTGTTGGGCCACAGCAATTGCGGCGGCATCGCGGGCTGCCACGCGATGTGTTCGGGTCATGCGCCGGAACTGGAGGAGAAAAGCTCTTTCGTCGGCACCTGGCTGAACCTTCTGCGTCCGGGTTACGAGCGCGTCACCGACCTGCCCGAGGATCAGCAAGTGCTGGCGCTCGAGCGTGAGGCCGTGAAAGTCAGCCTCGAGAACCTGATGACTTTCCCCTTCGTGCGCGAGGCGCTCGACGCCGATCGGATGACGCTGCACGGGCTGCGCCACGACATCGGCGAGGGTACGCTCGAGCAATACGTCTCCGGCTCGGATCGGTTCGAGAAGCTCTGA
- a CDS encoding leucyl aminopeptidase family protein, whose protein sequence is MSADAPADFSFLAPRPAMRFAEADAPARALIAVAPEDMEQALADLPPAQRAFVEATGFKAKAGQVALLPGADGAEAALLGLGTAAARARERFSLARAASTLPEGAWRIEGDLPESLRAETALGWLLAGYRFDRYAEAAAPKARLVCPDGMDAAQIEAVAEGEAFTRDLINTPASDMGPEELEGAARLLADRHGAEVKVVKGDDLLTQNFPMIHAVGRASPRTPRLIELSWGSEGPALTLVGKGVCFDTGGLNLKPGASMGLMKKDMGGSATVLGLAHMIMATGAKMRLRVLVPAVENSVGGDSFRPGDILTSRKGLTVEINNTDAEGRLVLADALAYADETPPDLMVCMATLTGAARVALGPDIHPFYTDDEGVAQALAKASGAVADPLWRMPFWAPYEAKIEPGIADLDNAPSGGMAGSITAALFLRRFVTETKRFAHFDIYGWQPAAAPARPKGGVGQGARAIFAALPEVLK, encoded by the coding sequence ATGAGCGCAGACGCACCCGCAGATTTTTCCTTTCTCGCCCCGCGCCCGGCAATGCGCTTCGCCGAAGCCGACGCGCCTGCCCGCGCCCTGATCGCCGTCGCGCCCGAGGATATGGAGCAGGCTCTGGCCGATCTGCCGCCCGCGCAGCGCGCCTTCGTCGAGGCAACGGGGTTCAAGGCGAAGGCCGGCCAGGTCGCACTTCTGCCGGGGGCGGACGGCGCGGAGGCGGCGCTGCTGGGCCTCGGGACCGCGGCGGCACGGGCAAGAGAGCGGTTCTCGCTGGCGCGCGCGGCGTCGACCCTTCCCGAAGGCGCGTGGCGGATCGAGGGCGATTTGCCGGAATCTTTGAGGGCAGAGACGGCGCTCGGCTGGCTGCTCGCAGGTTATCGGTTCGACCGCTACGCCGAAGCCGCAGCGCCGAAAGCGCGGCTGGTTTGCCCGGACGGGATGGATGCTGCGCAGATCGAGGCCGTCGCCGAGGGCGAGGCTTTTACGCGTGACCTGATCAACACCCCCGCCTCCGACATGGGACCGGAGGAACTGGAGGGCGCGGCGCGCCTGCTGGCCGACCGCCACGGCGCTGAGGTCAAGGTCGTGAAGGGCGACGACCTTCTGACGCAGAACTTCCCTATGATCCACGCCGTCGGTCGCGCCTCGCCGCGCACGCCGCGGCTGATCGAGCTGAGTTGGGGCAGCGAAGGGCCGGCGTTGACGCTGGTCGGCAAAGGCGTCTGTTTCGACACCGGGGGGCTGAACCTGAAGCCCGGCGCCTCGATGGGGCTGATGAAGAAGGATATGGGCGGCTCGGCCACCGTACTGGGGCTCGCGCATATGATCATGGCGACCGGCGCGAAGATGCGCCTGCGGGTGCTGGTCCCGGCGGTCGAGAACTCGGTCGGCGGCGACAGTTTCCGCCCCGGCGACATCCTGACCAGCCGCAAGGGGCTGACCGTCGAGATCAACAATACCGATGCCGAGGGACGGCTGGTGCTGGCCGATGCGCTGGCCTATGCCGATGAAACCCCACCCGACCTGATGGTCTGCATGGCAACGTTGACGGGGGCTGCGCGGGTCGCACTTGGGCCGGACATTCACCCGTTCTACACAGATGACGAGGGCGTCGCGCAGGCTTTGGCGAAGGCCTCGGGGGCGGTGGCCGATCCGCTCTGGCGGATGCCGTTCTGGGCGCCCTACGAGGCGAAGATCGAACCCGGCATCGCCGATCTGGATAACGCGCCCTCGGGCGGCATGGCGGGCTCGATCACCGCGGCACTCTTCCTGCGCCGCTTCGTGACCGAGACCAAGCGCTTCGCCCATTTCGACATCTACGGCTGGCAGCCCGCGGCCGCCCCCGCCCGGCCGAAAGGCGGCGTCGGTCAAGGTGCGCGGGCGATCTTCGCGGCTCTGCCCGAGGTGCTGAAATGA
- a CDS encoding C40 family peptidase: protein MTDRRRLPFSGAFALEALRGQVEAEGFTHGMPARIIVPVTDLCPEPGSLRDRQLLFGAEVTVIDQRDGFAFVQAAWDGYCGWIAADAFATPEPATHVVTAPATHVYREAAIKRGEVMQLSMGARLAVTGETGMFAVTAEGFVPRQHLRALDRPGDDPLAVAERLLGTPYLWGGNSRAGIDCSGLVQIGFALCGQSVPGDSDLQWAEMGETVPEGAPLRRGDLLFWKGHVALACDGETMIHANGQTMSVAYESIEAAKARIAAAREGPYLGVKRLAR from the coding sequence ATGACCGACCGTCGCCGCCTGCCCTTTTCGGGTGCTTTCGCGTTGGAGGCGCTGCGAGGACAGGTCGAGGCCGAGGGTTTCACCCACGGGATGCCCGCGCGGATCATCGTACCCGTGACCGATCTCTGCCCCGAGCCCGGCAGCCTGCGCGACCGACAGCTTCTTTTCGGAGCCGAGGTGACGGTGATCGATCAGCGCGACGGCTTCGCCTTCGTGCAGGCGGCATGGGACGGCTATTGCGGTTGGATTGCCGCTGACGCCTTCGCCACGCCCGAGCCCGCCACGCATGTCGTCACCGCGCCCGCCACGCATGTCTATCGCGAGGCGGCGATCAAGCGCGGCGAAGTGATGCAGCTCTCGATGGGCGCGCGGCTGGCGGTGACGGGGGAAACCGGCATGTTCGCGGTGACCGCCGAGGGCTTCGTTCCGCGGCAGCATCTGCGCGCGCTCGATCGGCCCGGGGACGATCCCCTCGCGGTGGCCGAGCGACTGCTGGGCACGCCCTATCTCTGGGGCGGCAACAGCCGTGCGGGGATCGACTGTTCGGGGCTGGTGCAGATCGGTTTCGCGCTGTGCGGGCAATCCGTGCCGGGCGACAGCGATCTTCAATGGGCGGAGATGGGCGAGACCGTGCCCGAAGGTGCGCCCCTGCGACGTGGTGACCTGCTGTTCTGGAAAGGCCATGTCGCGCTCGCCTGCGATGGCGAGACGATGATCCATGCCAACGGCCAAACGATGAGCGTGGCCTATGAGAGCATCGAGGCCGCCAAGGCACGTATCGCGGCAGCGCGCGAAGGGCCGTATCTCGGGGTTAAGCGGCTCGCGCGGTAA